In Desulfurococcaceae archaeon MEX13E-LK6-19, the genomic window TAAGAAAAGAAAAACTCGCCTCAGCAATGTTTGAAACAAAAGGATTCAGTATAGAATCAGAGATAGCTGCCCATATAGCATCGACTACAGGGAAAATAATAGAACACCCTATATCCTATAGGAGAAGAGTTGGTGAAAAGAAACTTAGGATCCTTGATGGTATAAGAATCGGTATTGATATGATTAGATTGGCGTGGAGATATAATCCAGCATTTGTATTATTTTCAGCTGGCGCAATTATACTTGTACCAGGGCTTTTACTAGGAGGCTATGTAGCATACTATTATTTATTCCATGGCATAAAATATTATGTGAAAGGATTGATTGCATTAATAATGACTCTTGCAGGTTTTCAGAGCCTATTGATAGCTATACTATCGGTTTATTTAAAGAGAATGGAGTGGAGACTTACCAGTAAGATTGAAACGCTTCAGGAAAGAATAAGTGCACTCGAGAAAAAACGTGAGTAGCTTTTTCACGATAACTATTTATTCCTTTATTAAGGATTTAGTCTATCTATAGTACTACAGTGATGTATTCCGATCAGAAGTATTAACTTGGGTGCAGTAAGATCATGGATTTTGATGAGGCATACGAACTTGCATCATCTATGATTAAAGAAATAAAGAAAGTAATTGTAGGTAAAGATTGGGAAATAATTGTATCAATATCAGCTCTACTTAGTGAAGGACATGTACTTATTGAAGGTCCTCCAGGAGCAGCTAAAACTCTTCTTGCTAAAAGTATAGCGCGTGTAATTGGAGGTGAATTTAGGAGAATACAAGGCAATCCAGACATACTACCTAGTGATATAACAGGGTTCCATGTCTATTCTCTTGAAGGGAAACGTGGAGAACTAATAAAAGGACCTATATTTGCACACATTGTCTTCTTCGACGAGCTTAACCGTACACCAACACGCTCTCAAGCAGCATTACTTGAGGCAATGCAAGAAGGATATGTTACCATCGATGGAATAGACTACGAATTACCTAAACCCTTTATGTTGATAGCTACAGAAATTCCTGAAACAATAAGTCGTGGTACATATCCTCTAACTTTAACACTTGTTGATAGATTTATGGTGAGATTAAAGACAACATATAATCCCCCTGAAGAAGAATACTTAATCGTTAGCAAATCTGATGAACTAGATGCTATTAACCTTAACCCTGTTACCAATATAGATAAAGTTCGTGAGCTCATCAAGTTTATTAAGCAAAACATTCATGTTGACGAGAGGATCGTGAAATATATTGTCGATTTAATAACCTATATCCGTAGACATAAGGATGTTGCAACGGGATTAAGTCACCGTGCATCGATAAGCTTGTATCGTATAGTACGATCGTATGCATTGATTGAGAAAAGAGACTATGTTATACCCGATGACATAAAGAAGTTTGCTAAAGTAGTTCTTGCGCATAGGATTTTACTAAGTCCGGAGGCCGAGGCTGAGGGACTTACCCCTGAAGATATTGTTGATGAGGCACTTAATAGTGTAAAGGTGCCTAAAGAGTGAAGTTAACACTAAGTATTGTATCTAAAATATTTACTATATTGTTTCTTGTATCATGCTTCTTGTCAACAAATAATTCCATTAATTTGGTTTTGTCGGTAATATTCCTTATAATACTATTCAATACATATATTATAGGTTATCATAAGAAACTTGAACTAAATCCTCCGTTATGGGTTATTCCATTATCTTATACAATATATTATGCCTTAATATTGGTTACAAACAATACTGGGTTAATCAGTATTACTGTTCTTTCAGCATTATTGTTTACGGTAATGGTTAGACCTGATGATAATGTTATGAGAAAATTGAGTATTCAATCGAGGATCATATTAGCTATCATGCTTGTCGAGCTCTTTTTGGTAGCACTCCTTGGACTACAGTTTTATACATTCTTTTTACTAGGACCAGTATTGGAGGCTATGTGGGTCAATATATTTTGTGGAAGAAGTGTTTTAGATAAACTTCTTGGAGTAGCGATCATAGCACTATACTATAGTATATATCCTGTCTTTATACCCTATGTGTTTGTAGTAAGCGTTATCAAGCTTATGATGTTTCATAGAGGTTATTACATACAACCAGTCATCGCCGATTACATTACCAGAGTTGTTTACGGGTGGGTAATAAGCCTTGGATATTAGGTTTGTGCTTGCTGGAATAAACATTATAGCTGTAGCAATAGTAATGGCGGTATACGGATGGTTAACATACTCAACACAGTTGATTGGTATAGCAGGGTCTATAGGCATTGTGGGCGCAGTATCTGTCGCAGTGGGCTTATCACATGGAGAACCAACGGCTGTTTTTCTCAAAGATTATTATAGGATAATATCAGGTTTTGTGTTGAAGACACTAGAGGATCTACGTCTAATTAATATTTTGCCTAAAATACTATTTATTAAAGAATCAAATGAATACTACATGGTACTGACACAACTTAAATCATTTAGCGGCATTGGCAAAGAAATTACTCCAGGTATAATGATCGTAAATGGCG contains:
- a CDS encoding glycosyltransferase → MDEELNKKVTVIVPTYNEEEGIGKVIDELIAEGFSKENIIVVDGHSTDKTVEIAKSKGVKVIYQEGHGKGDAIRTGLKYVKTPYVAVIDGDYTYPAKHIKDLLHVAENGGWDEVIGARIYGRKNIPLINRLGNYVLTKLFNILFGTKLRDVLSGLYIIRKEKLASAMFETKGFSIESEIAAHIASTTGKIIEHPISYRRRVGEKKLRILDGIRIGIDMIRLAWRYNPAFVLFSAGAIILVPGLLLGGYVAYYYLFHGIKYYVKGLIALIMTLAGFQSLLIAILSVYLKRMEWRLTSKIETLQERISALEKKRE
- a CDS encoding MoxR family ATPase, whose protein sequence is MDFDEAYELASSMIKEIKKVIVGKDWEIIVSISALLSEGHVLIEGPPGAAKTLLAKSIARVIGGEFRRIQGNPDILPSDITGFHVYSLEGKRGELIKGPIFAHIVFFDELNRTPTRSQAALLEAMQEGYVTIDGIDYELPKPFMLIATEIPETISRGTYPLTLTLVDRFMVRLKTTYNPPEEEYLIVSKSDELDAINLNPVTNIDKVRELIKFIKQNIHVDERIVKYIVDLITYIRRHKDVATGLSHRASISLYRIVRSYALIEKRDYVIPDDIKKFAKVVLAHRILLSPEAEAEGLTPEDIVDEALNSVKVPKE